A portion of the candidate division WOR-3 bacterium genome contains these proteins:
- a CDS encoding metallophosphoesterase, translated as MQYYIFADFHLGYSEERDKKIFDKFFKLLEKIPDKSKIVFLGDIFDFWFEYKTVIPKENFLFVSELYKFKDKFEFLYFTGNHDFFVKEFVKGFNIRIFQRERVFQIGGKRVLLAHGDFYYNKDIIGTYFNFFIRTDFVKFLFYLFHPDIGIKLAKTFSKISRNSSEKKEVKEEIPPRAEKFFKKGGDICILGHFHKPMFIEKEGKIYV; from the coding sequence GTGCAATACTATATTTTTGCAGATTTTCACCTCGGCTACTCTGAAGAGAGGGATAAAAAGATATTTGATAAATTTTTTAAATTACTTGAGAAAATTCCTGATAAAAGTAAAATTGTTTTCTTAGGGGATATATTTGATTTCTGGTTTGAATACAAAACAGTTATACCAAAGGAAAACTTTCTTTTTGTTTCAGAACTTTATAAATTTAAAGATAAATTTGAATTCCTTTATTTCACAGGTAATCATGATTTTTTTGTTAAAGAATTTGTAAAAGGTTTCAATATAAGAATTTTTCAAAGGGAAAGGGTATTTCAAATTGGAGGTAAAAGGGTTTTACTTGCCCATGGTGATTTTTATTACAATAAAGATATTATTGGAACCTATTTCAATTTCTTTATAAGAACTGACTTTGTAAAATTTTTATTCTATCTATTTCACCCCGATATAGGAATAAAACTTGCGAAAACCTTTTCAAAAATTTCAAGAAATTCTTCTGAAAAAAAGGAAGTAAAAGAAGAGATTCCTCCGAGAGCAGAAAAATTTTTTAAAAAGGGAGGGGATATATGTATTTTAGGTCACTTTCACAAACCGATGTTTATTGAAAAAGAAGGAAAAATTTATGTGAA
- a CDS encoding ThiF family adenylyltransferase, whose protein sequence is MIEERLKRIFPLYFGKKIENLKNKKIFLIGLGALGSNILDLLVRVGVKNIVLMDRDYVEFSDLLTSPFYTRDDAQVSKPKVIAALERIKSIDKDINAEIFFENFSPQFVKNFNFYGIDLLIDAVDNLETRFLINEVSLKYKIPWIHGACVAERGEVSFFKPWEAACYRCLFNKIPERGRLETCETHGINPSVSKIVAGIESDIAIKYLTVNKSFVNKIIYIDYSEGYSLREFEIKKRKDCPLCIKGIFEFIDRKEEKIITFCSEKNVFIKLENFDFEKIKEKWKVLENFSENIYFIRINPKGFELKFFKEGKLFIISEEPLEKKKVKTIISKYIGN, encoded by the coding sequence ATGATAGAGGAGAGATTAAAGAGAATTTTCCCCCTTTACTTTGGGAAAAAAATAGAAAATTTAAAAAATAAAAAAATTTTTCTCATTGGTCTTGGTGCCCTTGGTTCAAATATACTTGATTTACTTGTAAGGGTTGGTGTTAAAAATATAGTGCTTATGGACAGGGATTATGTTGAATTTTCAGATTTATTAACAAGTCCCTTTTATACAAGAGATGATGCACAAGTTTCAAAACCAAAGGTTATCGCAGCTCTTGAAAGAATAAAATCTATTGATAAAGATATAAATGCTGAAATTTTTTTTGAAAATTTTTCTCCTCAATTTGTTAAAAATTTTAATTTTTATGGAATTGACCTTTTAATAGATGCTGTTGATAATCTTGAAACAAGGTTTTTAATAAATGAAGTTTCTCTTAAATATAAAATTCCCTGGATTCATGGAGCCTGTGTGGCTGAAAGGGGAGAGGTTTCTTTTTTTAAGCCCTGGGAAGCTGCCTGTTACAGATGTTTATTTAATAAAATTCCAGAAAGGGGAAGGCTTGAAACCTGTGAAACACATGGAATAAATCCCTCTGTTAGCAAAATAGTTGCAGGAATTGAATCTGATATTGCAATTAAATACCTTACAGTGAATAAATCTTTTGTTAATAAAATAATTTATATTGATTACTCAGAAGGTTACTCTTTAAGGGAATTTGAAATTAAAAAAAGAAAAGATTGTCCCTTATGCATAAAGGGAATTTTTGAGTTTATTGATAGAAAAGAGGAAAAGATAATAACTTTCTGTTCTGAAAAAAATGTATTTATAAAATTAGAAAATTTTGATTTTGAAAAAATTAAAGAAAAGTGGAAGGTATTGGAAAATTTTTCTGAAAACATATACTTTATAAGGATTAATCCAAAAGGTTTTGAACTCAAGTTTTTTAAAGAAGGAAAACTCTTCATAATTTCAGAAGAACCTCTTGAAAAGAAAAAAGTAAAAACTATTATCTCAAAATATATTGGTAATTAG
- a CDS encoding CTP synthase, whose protein sequence is MGKRKFIFVTGGVVSSLGKGVATSSIAFLLKSRGFKVTALKLDPYINVDPGTMNPYQHGEVYVTEDGAETDLDLGHYERFLDQNMSQINNVTTGQVYGTVIEKERRGDYLGATVQIIPHITDEIKRRIRDVGEKYGAEIVIVEVGGTVGDIESLPFLEAIRQIRLEEGFENTIFIHLTLVPFIESAGELKTKPTQHSVMKLREIGIQPDFVIARVDRPLNESSRAKIALFSNLPPENVIEAIDVKTVYEVPINFRKQKLDEKILNHFKIPDSEPDLKEWEKFLDGILNPENEVEIAICGKYTHLKDAYKSIIESLTHSGSFHRVKVNIRWVEASDLEKAKAQDLLSGVNGILVPGGFGERGIEGKIKACKYARENKIPFFGICLGMQVAAIEFARNVLGLKDANSTEFNPKTIHPVITILPEKKDINYFGGTLRKGAYPCKIKRDTLAYRIYNTDLIYERHRHRYEFNPKYRKIFEENGMIISGESPDGYLAEIMELKDHPFFIGVQFHPEFKSRPLKVHPIFREFVKKALERIYLYVS, encoded by the coding sequence ATGGGAAAAAGGAAATTTATTTTTGTAACAGGCGGAGTAGTTTCATCCCTTGGAAAAGGGGTCGCAACCTCTTCAATTGCCTTTTTGTTAAAATCAAGGGGTTTTAAAGTTACCGCTTTAAAACTTGATCCTTACATAAATGTTGACCCTGGAACAATGAATCCCTATCAGCATGGAGAGGTTTATGTTACTGAAGATGGAGCTGAAACTGACCTTGATCTTGGGCACTATGAAAGATTTTTGGACCAAAATATGAGTCAAATAAATAATGTGACAACAGGACAGGTTTACGGAACTGTTATTGAAAAGGAAAGAAGAGGTGATTACCTTGGTGCTACAGTTCAGATAATTCCCCATATTACTGATGAGATAAAAAGAAGAATAAGGGATGTTGGAGAAAAGTATGGTGCTGAAATTGTAATTGTTGAAGTTGGTGGAACTGTAGGTGATATAGAAAGTCTCCCTTTTCTTGAGGCAATAAGACAGATAAGGCTTGAAGAGGGATTTGAAAATACAATTTTTATTCATCTGACACTTGTTCCCTTTATAGAAAGTGCAGGTGAATTAAAAACAAAACCAACACAGCATTCTGTTATGAAATTGAGAGAAATAGGAATTCAGCCAGATTTTGTTATAGCAAGGGTTGATAGACCACTTAATGAAAGTTCAAGGGCAAAAATCGCTTTATTTTCAAACCTTCCCCCTGAGAATGTGATTGAGGCAATAGATGTGAAAACAGTTTATGAGGTTCCCATAAATTTTAGAAAACAGAAGCTTGATGAGAAGATTTTAAATCATTTTAAAATTCCTGATTCTGAACCTGATTTAAAAGAATGGGAAAAATTTCTTGATGGGATTTTAAATCCTGAAAATGAAGTTGAAATAGCAATATGTGGTAAATATACACATTTAAAGGATGCTTATAAAAGTATTATAGAGTCGCTTACTCACTCCGGTTCCTTTCACAGGGTAAAGGTTAACATAAGATGGGTAGAAGCAAGTGATCTGGAGAAAGCAAAGGCTCAAGATTTATTAAGTGGTGTGAATGGTATTCTTGTTCCTGGAGGTTTTGGAGAAAGGGGAATAGAGGGTAAAATTAAAGCATGTAAATATGCAAGGGAAAATAAAATTCCCTTTTTTGGCATATGCCTTGGAATGCAAGTGGCTGCGATTGAATTTGCAAGGAATGTTCTTGGATTAAAGGATGCAAACAGCACAGAATTTAATCCCAAAACAATTCATCCTGTTATAACAATTTTACCTGAAAAAAAAGATATCAATTATTTTGGTGGAACACTTAGAAAGGGTGCTTATCCCTGTAAGATTAAAAGGGATACCCTTGCTTACAGAATTTATAATACTGATTTAATTTATGAAAGACACAGACATAGATACGAATTTAATCCTAAATACAGGAAAATTTTTGAAGAAAACGGTATGATAATAAGTGGAGAATCACCAGATGGATACCTTGCTGAAATAATGGAATTAAAGGATCATCCCTTTTTTATTGGTGTTCAGTTTCATCCTGAGTTTAAATCAAGACCCTTAAAAGTTCACCCAATTTTCAGAGAATTTGTAAAAAAAGCTCTGGAAAGAATTTATCTATATGTGTCCTGA
- the lgt gene encoding prolipoprotein diacylglyceryl transferase, which translates to MCPDFLRIGGFVISSYGVMVALAFFTGTYLAEREWKRLNLDIKVFNNIFILALIGAILGSKLLFIFENIPFQDFISNPFKYLLERGGFTFYGGFLLAFFLIWLYLILIKHPILKVGDAISPSLAIGYAIGRIGCFLVGDDYGKPSNLPWAMAFSKGTPPTYIGTMREYFPFLKIEGPPDQLIKVHPTQLYEVFIMLIVFILIFSLRKKLKEGRVFALYLILASLERFFVEFFRLTTPSFIPFLTVAQIISIFLLILGITIWILKK; encoded by the coding sequence ATGTGTCCTGATTTTTTAAGAATCGGAGGATTTGTAATTTCTTCTTACGGTGTAATGGTTGCCCTTGCATTTTTTACAGGAACTTATCTTGCTGAAAGAGAATGGAAAAGATTAAATCTGGATATAAAAGTTTTTAATAATATTTTTATTCTTGCTTTAATTGGTGCTATTTTAGGCTCAAAGCTTTTATTCATTTTTGAAAACATTCCTTTTCAAGATTTTATATCAAATCCATTTAAATATCTTTTAGAAAGAGGAGGATTTACCTTTTACGGTGGATTTCTTTTAGCCTTTTTTTTGATTTGGTTATATTTAATTTTAATTAAACATCCTATTTTAAAAGTTGGGGATGCAATATCCCCTTCCCTTGCAATTGGTTATGCAATAGGAAGGATTGGTTGTTTTCTTGTAGGAGATGATTATGGAAAACCTTCTAATTTGCCTTGGGCAATGGCTTTTTCAAAGGGTACTCCTCCCACATATATTGGAACTATGAGAGAATATTTTCCTTTTTTAAAGATTGAAGGTCCTCCAGATCAGCTTATTAAAGTTCATCCTACTCAGCTTTACGAAGTTTTTATTATGTTAATAGTTTTTATTTTAATTTTTTCTTTAAGAAAAAAATTGAAAGAAGGAAGAGTTTTTGCTTTGTATTTAATTCTTGCAAGTCTTGAAAGGTTTTTTGTTGAATTTTTTAGACTCACAACACCTTCCTTTATACCCTTTTTAACAGTTGCTCAGATTATATCCATTTTTTTATTAATTCTCGGGATCACAATATGGATATTGAAGAAATAG
- a CDS encoding cyclic nucleotide-binding domain-containing protein gives MDIEEIVKSLKKNKLFKNLTDDILREIAPYINCREYKKGRTIFFEGDTGRVLYLVKNGKVEVFKRNNEGEEVILASFGPGDFLGEMALIEESTRSATCRAVEDSELLLFSHRAFLDLIEERPKAAAKLILEIAKVLSKRLRSS, from the coding sequence ATGGATATTGAAGAAATAGTTAAAAGTTTAAAGAAGAATAAACTTTTTAAAAATTTAACTGATGATATTTTAAGAGAAATAGCCCCTTATATAAATTGCAGAGAATATAAAAAGGGTAGAACTATTTTCTTTGAAGGTGATACGGGAAGAGTTTTGTATCTTGTTAAAAATGGAAAAGTGGAGGTTTTTAAAAGAAATAATGAGGGTGAAGAAGTTATACTTGCAAGTTTTGGTCCAGGTGATTTTTTAGGGGAAATGGCTCTTATTGAGGAAAGCACAAGAAGTGCTACATGCAGGGCAGTTGAGGATTCAGAGCTTTTGCTTTTTTCTCATCGGGCTTTCCTTGATTTAATTGAAGAAAGACCAAAGGCAGCAGCAAAGCTTATTCTTGAAATTGCAAAAGTTTTATCAAAGAGATTGAGGAGCTCTTAA
- a CDS encoding alkaline phosphatase family protein: MKIFVIGIDGGSFDLIEKFLKEDKLKNLKKFFEKGFIGEIESTYPSISACAWTSFLTSKNPGAHGVFDFRNLNIKLYEMREAEIIHSGFFKGITFLDYFNEKGLNVGAITIPITYPPWKIKDFLVSGFPTPDTKEVFAYPSELKKEIEPLTENTSIFKGGSEKRVFDELIRLLEIRKKAGIYLYKKYKPFFFIIVLGSADRAQHNFYKYIEEKDNYIEKVYIKTDEVIGEFLKILDEDTLVFIMSDHGARKRPLKKFNLNFFLKERGFLKEKKTKSLYEPFKEIYRKLKGKFPYQEIVFKKLPLNLRKILTKIDTFSETSLFNIDFNKTKAYRFPLYPPVDGIVINLKERQPKGIVKAEDYEKVRIKIKEELEEFSINGIKPIQKVFLREELYKGKYSEKLPDLILLYSDDFEGGSSLNEYISEIDKKDYEKLNGIHSTKGIFFGMGKILKEKYKIKGKYTLLDLAPTFLFLSGLPVPEEFEGKVIEEIVKEEYLSKIKLKREKWGKELIFEEHIFIDKEKKEIEEKLKGWGYM, from the coding sequence ATGAAAATATTTGTTATCGGGATTGACGGTGGTTCCTTTGATCTGATTGAAAAATTTTTAAAAGAAGATAAATTAAAAAATCTAAAAAAATTCTTTGAAAAAGGTTTTATAGGTGAGATAGAATCAACCTATCCATCTATTTCTGCCTGTGCATGGACAAGTTTTTTAACTTCAAAAAATCCAGGTGCTCACGGGGTTTTTGATTTCAGAAATTTGAATATAAAACTTTATGAAATGAGGGAAGCAGAAATAATACATTCAGGATTTTTTAAAGGGATTACTTTTCTTGACTATTTTAATGAAAAGGGGTTAAATGTTGGAGCAATTACAATTCCTATAACTTATCCACCTTGGAAAATCAAAGATTTTCTGGTTTCAGGATTTCCAACACCTGATACAAAGGAGGTTTTTGCCTATCCTTCTGAATTAAAAAAGGAAATTGAACCTCTTACAGAAAATACCTCAATTTTTAAGGGTGGTTCGGAAAAAAGGGTTTTTGATGAACTTATAAGGCTTCTTGAAATTAGAAAAAAAGCAGGGATTTATCTTTATAAAAAATATAAACCCTTTTTCTTCATAATTGTTTTAGGATCAGCTGATAGAGCACAACATAATTTTTATAAATACATAGAAGAGAAAGATAACTACATAGAAAAAGTCTATATTAAAACCGATGAAGTAATAGGGGAATTCTTAAAAATTTTAGATGAAGATACACTTGTTTTCATTATGTCAGATCACGGTGCAAGAAAAAGACCCCTAAAAAAATTCAATCTCAATTTCTTCTTAAAAGAAAGAGGATTTTTAAAAGAAAAGAAAACTAAAAGTTTATACGAACCTTTTAAAGAAATTTACAGAAAATTAAAGGGGAAATTTCCTTACCAGGAAATTGTTTTTAAAAAATTACCTTTAAATTTAAGGAAAATTTTAACAAAAATTGACACTTTCTCTGAAACTTCTCTTTTTAATATTGATTTCAACAAAACAAAGGCATATAGATTCCCCCTTTATCCTCCTGTTGATGGAATTGTAATAAATCTCAAAGAAAGGCAGCCAAAAGGGATTGTAAAAGCAGAAGATTATGAAAAAGTAAGAATCAAGATAAAGGAAGAATTAGAAGAATTTAGCATTAATGGAATAAAACCCATTCAAAAAGTTTTCTTAAGAGAAGAACTTTACAAGGGTAAATATTCTGAAAAACTTCCAGACCTTATCCTTCTATACTCAGATGATTTTGAAGGTGGTTCTTCTTTAAATGAATATATAAGTGAAATAGATAAAAAGGATTACGAAAAACTGAACGGTATTCACTCAACAAAGGGGATATTTTTTGGAATGGGAAAAATTTTAAAAGAAAAATACAAAATAAAAGGAAAATACACTCTTTTAGATCTTGCTCCTACATTTTTATTTCTCTCAGGACTCCCTGTCCCAGAAGAATTTGAAGGGAAAGTAATAGAGGAGATTGTAAAGGAAGAATACCTATCAAAAATAAAGTTAAAAAGGGAAAAATGGGGAAAGGAATTAATTTTTGAAGAACACATATTTATAGATAAAGAGAAAAAGGAAATAGAAGAAAAATTAAAAGGATGGGGTTATATGTGA
- a CDS encoding glycosyltransferase — translation MKKKLLFLTDMIPSKSISGARIRNYFILQKLSKIFEVYLFCIKRKQSVEESLEEQLLEDLRNYTREIYIYRFKRNLFIFLIKFLKSLILGKSYFIERLFFKDFHKKIKEFVKREKIDVLYLAQLNLINYGRGIKIKKVLDNHNVHFKLTDRIKNTLSFLDFKKYFFKIESFKLKKIESKLSENFELVLCVSEFDRNLLLKLNKNKEKIKSLPIFLNSGTIKYIEKPKKSNLLCLGDLKWLPNKHGVLWFLKNVYPLLEKENLDFNLNIVGDGSLGIKIKDKRINFLGFRKDIDEVWRNSYILIVPLFSGSGVRVKIIEAFARGIPVVSTSIGCEGLKVKDGENIMIANEPLDFRNKIVFLLKDEKIYENIRQNAFLTFKKYYSETSYEEKILDYFKYFL, via the coding sequence ATGAAAAAAAAGCTTTTGTTTTTAACTGATATGATCCCCTCTAAAAGTATAAGTGGAGCTAGGATTAGAAATTATTTTATTTTGCAAAAATTATCAAAAATTTTTGAGGTTTATCTTTTCTGCATTAAAAGAAAACAAAGTGTTGAGGAGAGTCTGGAAGAACAACTCTTAGAAGATCTAAGAAATTATACCAGGGAAATTTATATTTATAGGTTTAAAAGAAATCTTTTCATTTTTTTGATTAAATTTTTAAAATCTTTAATTTTAGGTAAGTCTTATTTTATTGAAAGATTATTTTTTAAAGATTTTCATAAAAAAATAAAGGAATTTGTAAAAAGAGAGAAGATAGATGTTCTTTATTTGGCACAACTTAACTTAATTAATTATGGAAGAGGAATAAAAATTAAAAAAGTTTTAGATAATCATAATGTCCATTTTAAACTTACTGATAGAATTAAAAATACTCTCTCTTTTTTAGATTTTAAAAAGTATTTTTTTAAGATTGAATCTTTTAAGTTAAAGAAAATTGAAAGTAAGTTATCTGAAAATTTTGAATTAGTATTATGTGTGTCAGAGTTTGATAGAAATTTATTGTTAAAGTTGAATAAAAATAAAGAAAAGATAAAAAGTTTACCGATTTTTTTAAATTCAGGAACTATTAAATATATAGAAAAACCTAAAAAATCAAATTTGCTTTGTTTAGGAGATCTAAAATGGTTACCAAATAAACATGGTGTTCTCTGGTTTTTAAAAAATGTTTATCCTTTATTGGAGAAGGAAAATTTAGATTTCAATTTGAACATAGTGGGTGACGGTTCCTTAGGAATTAAGATTAAAGATAAGAGAATAAATTTTTTAGGTTTTAGAAAAGATATAGACGAGGTATGGAGAAATTCTTATATTCTGATTGTTCCTCTTTTTTCAGGTAGTGGTGTAAGGGTTAAAATAATAGAAGCTTTTGCAAGGGGAATACCTGTTGTTTCAACTTCAATTGGTTGTGAAGGATTAAAAGTAAAAGATGGAGAGAATATAATGATAGCTAATGAGCCTTTAGATTTTAGAAATAAAATAGTTTTTCTTTTAAAAGATGAGAAAATTTATGAGAATATAAGACAGAATGCTTTTCTTACTTTTAAAAAATATTATAGTGAAACTTCTTATGAAGAAAAAATTTTAGATTACTTTAAATATTTTTTATAA